A single window of Bufo bufo chromosome 10, aBufBuf1.1, whole genome shotgun sequence DNA harbors:
- the NXF1 gene encoding nuclear RNA export factor 1 isoform X1 codes for MSRDTPHHPRNETREEKSWFKVTIPHGKKYDKGWLIGLLQSACALPFTPVEYHCDHSRAHFFVEDSAVAKALKQISRTFTDRENFKVTILTHSCPPPSFPKSLTDEEIVHLKTCMQKRYDGAQQALNMKSVRLDPGLVENKVDIIPNRKACMQAMLQIIEENVPELLSLDLSNNKLYKLDHMSEIHHKAPNLKILNLSENMLRSEKDLDKIKGLKLEMLWLDGNPLCKLFRDQTSYISALRERFPKLLRLDGHDLPPPITFDVETPTTLPPCKGSYLATDDIKALVLRFLQQYYVCYDSEDREGLLNVYHDEACSSLSIACGQGQNPSRSSLGEYFNNSRNLKRLRDPGRRFKLLKHKRLNVVSFLNELPRTQHDLNSFVVDITAQSNTLLCFVVNGVFKVEGQSSDPVRAFTRVFIAVPGTDGGLLLVNDDQFIRNATTEEIRKAFATPAPTPSSSPVPVHAPVPQDMVQAFSLFSGMNAEWSQKCLQDNGWDFEQAAQIFMKLKAEGKIPEVAFIK; via the exons tatcATTGTGACCATTCTCGAGCTCACTTCTTCGTGGAAGATTCTGCTGTGGCAAAAGCCTTAAAACAGATTTCACGGACATTCACTGACCGAGAAAACTTCAAG GTTACGATTTTGACACATTCTTGTCCTCCCCCATCGTTTCCAAAAAGTTTGACAGATGAAGAAATAGTACATTTAAAG ACCTGTATGCAGAAACGATATGATGGAGCTCAACAAGCTCTCAATATGAAGTCCGTACGTTTGGATCCAG GCCTAGTTGAAAACAAGGTAGACATCATTCCGAACCGGAAGGCTTGTATGCAGGCCATGCTACAAATAATTGAGGAGAATGTGCCAGAG CTGCTGTCTTTGGATCTTAGTAACAACAAACTCTATAAACTTGACCATATGTCAGAAATTCATCATAAAGCTCCTAATCTGAAGATTCTTAACCTGTCTGAGAACATG CTGAGGTCTGAAAAGGACCTGGATAAGATAAAAGGCCTTAAATTGGAAATGTTGTGGTTAGATGGGAATCCACTCTGCAAACTCTTCAGAGACCAAACTTCATACATCAG TGCCTTGCGAGAACGTTTTCCCAAACTCCTGCGACTG GATGGACATGACCTTCCTCCTCCAATCACCTTTGATGTAGAAACCCCCACAACACTCCCTCCTTGCAAG GGCAGTTATCTTGCAACAGATGATATTAAAGCATTGGTTTTGCGATTTCTTCAACA ATATTACGTGTGCTATGACAGTGAAGATCGTGAAGGCCTCCTTAATGTATACCACGATGAGGCTTGCAGTTCGCTCAGCATTGCTTGTGGGCAAGGACAGAATCCCTCTAG AAGCAGTCTTGGAGAGTATTTTAACAACAGCAGAAATCTAAAAAGATTACGTGATCCAG GGCGACGCTTTAAACTACTGAAACACAAGCGCCTTAATGTTGTTAGCTTCTTAAATGAGCTCCCTCGTACACAGCATGATCTCAATTCATTTGTTGTAGACATTACTGCTCAGTCT AACACACTACTGTGTTTCGTGGTGAACGGTGTATTTAAAG TTGAGGGGCAGTCTAGTGATCCTGTACGTGCTTTTACACGGGTGTTCATAGCTGTGCCAGGCACTGATGGAGG GCTCCTCTTAGTGAATGATGATCAATTCATAAGGAATGCCACCACAGAAGAGATTCGGAAAGCATTTGCCACACCAGCTCCTACTCCTTCCAGCAGCCCAGTACCTGTCCATGCACCTGTGCCCCAAGATATGGTGCAAGCATTTTCACTGTTCTCCGGAATGAATGCAGAATGGTCTCAAAA GTGTCTTCAGGACAATGGTTGGGACTTTGAACAGGCAGCACAGATTTTTATGAAGCTCAAG GCAGAGGGTAAAATCCCAGAAGTTGCCTTCATCAAGTGA
- the NXF1 gene encoding nuclear RNA export factor 1 isoform X2, which yields MSRDTPHHPRNETREEKSWFKVTIPHGKKYDKGWLIGLLQSACALPFTPVEYHCDHSRAHFFVEDSAVAKALKQISRTFTDRENFKVTILTHSCPPPSFPKSLTDEEIVHLKTCMQKRYDGAQQALNMKSVRLDPGLVENKVDIIPNRKACMQAMLQIIEENVPELLSLDLSNNKLYKLDHMSEIHHKAPNLKILNLSENMLRSEKDLDKIKGLKLEMLWLDGNPLCKLFRDQTSYISALRERFPKLLRLDGHDLPPPITFDVETPTTLPPCKGSYLATDDIKALVLRFLQQYYVCYDSEDREGLLNVYHDEACSSLSIACGQGQNPSSSLGEYFNNSRNLKRLRDPGRRFKLLKHKRLNVVSFLNELPRTQHDLNSFVVDITAQSNTLLCFVVNGVFKVEGQSSDPVRAFTRVFIAVPGTDGGLLLVNDDQFIRNATTEEIRKAFATPAPTPSSSPVPVHAPVPQDMVQAFSLFSGMNAEWSQKCLQDNGWDFEQAAQIFMKLKAEGKIPEVAFIK from the exons tatcATTGTGACCATTCTCGAGCTCACTTCTTCGTGGAAGATTCTGCTGTGGCAAAAGCCTTAAAACAGATTTCACGGACATTCACTGACCGAGAAAACTTCAAG GTTACGATTTTGACACATTCTTGTCCTCCCCCATCGTTTCCAAAAAGTTTGACAGATGAAGAAATAGTACATTTAAAG ACCTGTATGCAGAAACGATATGATGGAGCTCAACAAGCTCTCAATATGAAGTCCGTACGTTTGGATCCAG GCCTAGTTGAAAACAAGGTAGACATCATTCCGAACCGGAAGGCTTGTATGCAGGCCATGCTACAAATAATTGAGGAGAATGTGCCAGAG CTGCTGTCTTTGGATCTTAGTAACAACAAACTCTATAAACTTGACCATATGTCAGAAATTCATCATAAAGCTCCTAATCTGAAGATTCTTAACCTGTCTGAGAACATG CTGAGGTCTGAAAAGGACCTGGATAAGATAAAAGGCCTTAAATTGGAAATGTTGTGGTTAGATGGGAATCCACTCTGCAAACTCTTCAGAGACCAAACTTCATACATCAG TGCCTTGCGAGAACGTTTTCCCAAACTCCTGCGACTG GATGGACATGACCTTCCTCCTCCAATCACCTTTGATGTAGAAACCCCCACAACACTCCCTCCTTGCAAG GGCAGTTATCTTGCAACAGATGATATTAAAGCATTGGTTTTGCGATTTCTTCAACA ATATTACGTGTGCTATGACAGTGAAGATCGTGAAGGCCTCCTTAATGTATACCACGATGAGGCTTGCAGTTCGCTCAGCATTGCTTGTGGGCAAGGACAGAATCCCTCTAG CAGTCTTGGAGAGTATTTTAACAACAGCAGAAATCTAAAAAGATTACGTGATCCAG GGCGACGCTTTAAACTACTGAAACACAAGCGCCTTAATGTTGTTAGCTTCTTAAATGAGCTCCCTCGTACACAGCATGATCTCAATTCATTTGTTGTAGACATTACTGCTCAGTCT AACACACTACTGTGTTTCGTGGTGAACGGTGTATTTAAAG TTGAGGGGCAGTCTAGTGATCCTGTACGTGCTTTTACACGGGTGTTCATAGCTGTGCCAGGCACTGATGGAGG GCTCCTCTTAGTGAATGATGATCAATTCATAAGGAATGCCACCACAGAAGAGATTCGGAAAGCATTTGCCACACCAGCTCCTACTCCTTCCAGCAGCCCAGTACCTGTCCATGCACCTGTGCCCCAAGATATGGTGCAAGCATTTTCACTGTTCTCCGGAATGAATGCAGAATGGTCTCAAAA GTGTCTTCAGGACAATGGTTGGGACTTTGAACAGGCAGCACAGATTTTTATGAAGCTCAAG GCAGAGGGTAAAATCCCAGAAGTTGCCTTCATCAAGTGA